Proteins from a genomic interval of Lacticaseibacillus pabuli:
- a CDS encoding glycosyltransferase, translating to MPKITVLMSVYNETPAQLRAAMDSILAQTETDFELNVVLDQPKATNLHQILDEYARKDRRVLVLVNEKNSGLPYSLNRALDSGTAPMLARMDADDVAEPQRFERQLTIMEDRLLDVLSTSAKFIDEMGKPAGEHDYIPEKPKQLARLLPLGSPLVHPSIMMRREVVVKAGGYRLLPTAEDYDLWLRLLQQGARIGATNEKLMKYRLRGNSMTSGDRYKVFLVSEYLQKTYAAGKFPEAPVELADLKDYLDANGYDNPAIRDKFNRRVLNLSAGKQALRAKKPFTAARLIVPGLLNQAVRRYARHSRLYNAAYAHYARH from the coding sequence ATGCCAAAAATTACTGTTCTGATGTCCGTTTATAATGAAACGCCCGCCCAGTTGCGAGCCGCGATGGATTCAATTCTTGCGCAAACGGAAACGGACTTTGAGCTGAATGTGGTTCTGGATCAGCCCAAAGCGACAAATTTGCACCAAATTTTGGATGAATACGCGCGCAAAGACCGGCGCGTCCTTGTTCTCGTGAACGAAAAGAACAGCGGCCTGCCGTACAGCTTGAACCGCGCTCTGGACTCCGGGACGGCCCCAATGCTGGCACGGATGGACGCGGATGACGTGGCTGAACCACAGCGGTTTGAGCGTCAACTGACCATCATGGAAGACCGACTGCTGGACGTGCTCAGTACGAGTGCCAAGTTCATCGACGAGATGGGCAAGCCAGCGGGCGAGCACGACTATATTCCTGAAAAACCGAAGCAACTGGCCCGGCTCTTGCCACTCGGGTCACCGCTCGTGCACCCGAGCATCATGATGCGCCGCGAAGTCGTGGTGAAGGCTGGTGGGTATCGCCTGCTACCAACTGCGGAGGACTACGACCTGTGGCTGCGCCTATTGCAACAGGGGGCGCGCATCGGTGCGACTAACGAAAAACTGATGAAGTACCGCCTGCGCGGTAACTCGATGACGTCGGGTGACCGTTATAAGGTGTTCCTAGTTTCCGAATACCTGCAGAAGACCTATGCTGCTGGTAAGTTTCCGGAGGCGCCAGTCGAGTTGGCTGACCTGAAGGATTATCTGGATGCTAACGGGTACGACAATCCTGCGATTCGTGATAAGTTCAATCGCCGCGTCCTGAACCTGTCTGCTGGAAAACAGGCTTTGCGTGCCAAGAAGCCATTTACCGCGGCCCGCTTAATTGTGCCAGGCCTGCTGAATCAGGCGGTGCGGCGTTACGCCCGCCACTCACGGCTGTACAACGCAGCATACGCTCACTACGCGCGTCATTAG
- a CDS encoding glycerophosphodiester phosphodiesterase has product MKSIRYAGDALREFWAQWANYLVIVWLVLGVTDLALVPLLRWTVGEMLVAAGVPYIGFDNILGVITGHVVLTVGLILLGLVMLVLVYAQFSFLLGGVQGIRQRQAPTLKAIAREAWSDLQHLRIGSFVFFVFYFLLVIPFAGTVVGSSLLAKVQIPTFIMEWIGTKPLLAFLVFAFYLVMAYLGLRWILVLPNTVLKNQPLRKAAGESWRQTSGHFWFYFWRTFWLTLILQGITFVFTQLLIWAQTGLDKTPVAYIGAIITMTILLLGKMVLGGMSSAVFLIFLTAPVYVKEGQIANAAKHSLIHYHGWMRRVTLVVGTVILLSIILFNGIYLYGGLDHHPLTISHRGVDNGNGVQNTIPALRKTARERPDYVEMDVHETRDHQFIVLHDENLKDLAGIDKRPSQMTLAQLKRVTVRENGHHAKLASLGAYMTAAERAHQRLIVEIKPTQYDSKDMLSLFIKRYGQRLIHNHDRVHSLSYSVINRLHHRLPKLYVSFILPYSITLPNTHFNAYTLEESTLNSDMVGAAQARGQAVWAWTVNDQDEMEQMMFAQADGIITDRLGLLKKTISENNDHPSYAQRLRLFSDTFDKDDTGTVEN; this is encoded by the coding sequence ATGAAGTCAATTCGGTATGCAGGGGATGCCCTGCGTGAATTTTGGGCACAGTGGGCCAATTACTTAGTCATCGTGTGGCTTGTGTTAGGCGTCACCGATTTGGCGCTGGTGCCACTGCTACGGTGGACCGTGGGCGAAATGCTGGTGGCGGCAGGGGTGCCGTATATTGGCTTCGATAATATTCTCGGCGTTATCACCGGCCACGTTGTCTTGACGGTCGGGCTGATTTTGTTGGGCCTCGTGATGTTGGTCCTTGTCTACGCGCAATTCTCCTTCCTGTTAGGCGGCGTGCAGGGCATCCGTCAGCGTCAGGCGCCGACGCTCAAGGCTATCGCGCGGGAAGCGTGGTCGGATTTGCAGCACCTGCGCATCGGGTCATTTGTCTTCTTCGTCTTTTACTTTCTGCTGGTGATCCCATTCGCCGGTACCGTTGTGGGCTCCAGCTTGCTCGCCAAGGTGCAAATTCCGACCTTCATTATGGAATGGATTGGCACCAAGCCGCTACTCGCATTCCTCGTCTTCGCCTTTTACCTCGTCATGGCCTACCTGGGACTGCGCTGGATTCTGGTATTGCCGAACACCGTCCTGAAAAATCAGCCGCTGCGCAAGGCTGCTGGTGAGAGCTGGCGGCAGACTTCTGGTCATTTCTGGTTCTATTTCTGGCGGACGTTCTGGTTGACCCTGATTCTGCAGGGCATCACCTTCGTCTTTACGCAATTACTTATTTGGGCACAAACCGGCTTGGACAAGACGCCGGTTGCCTATATCGGGGCGATTATCACGATGACCATCCTCCTGTTGGGGAAGATGGTGCTGGGGGGGATGAGTTCCGCCGTATTCCTGATATTCCTGACTGCACCTGTTTACGTGAAGGAAGGGCAAATCGCCAACGCGGCCAAACACAGCCTGATTCATTATCACGGCTGGATGCGCCGCGTGACCCTTGTCGTCGGGACCGTTATCCTGCTCAGCATTATTTTGTTCAATGGCATATACCTATACGGCGGGCTGGATCACCATCCGCTGACGATTTCGCATCGCGGCGTGGACAATGGCAATGGCGTCCAAAATACAATTCCGGCACTCCGCAAGACCGCGCGGGAGCGGCCTGATTACGTGGAAATGGACGTCCACGAAACGCGCGACCATCAGTTCATTGTGCTCCATGACGAGAATCTCAAGGACTTGGCCGGCATTGATAAACGCCCGTCGCAGATGACACTGGCGCAGCTCAAGCGGGTCACGGTGCGTGAAAATGGGCACCACGCCAAGCTTGCCAGTCTGGGCGCTTATATGACGGCGGCCGAGCGCGCTCACCAGCGTTTGATTGTCGAAATCAAGCCGACCCAGTACGACTCCAAGGACATGCTGAGCCTGTTCATTAAGCGGTACGGGCAACGCCTGATTCACAATCACGACCGGGTGCATTCCTTAAGCTATTCCGTCATTAACCGTCTTCACCATCGTCTACCGAAGCTGTACGTCAGCTTTATCTTGCCGTACAGCATCACTTTGCCAAACACTCACTTCAACGCCTACACGCTGGAGGAGAGCACGCTGAATTCTGACATGGTCGGTGCCGCGCAAGCACGCGGTCAAGCGGTATGGGCGTGGACCGTCAACGACCAGGATGAGATGGAACAGATGATGTTCGCACAGGCAGATGGCATTATCACGGACCGCTTGGGCTTACTCAAGAAGACCATTTCTGAAAACAATGATCACCCGTCCTACGCACAGCGTTTGCGCTTGTTCAGCGACACCTTCGATAAGGACGACACGGGAACGGTTGAAAATTAA